A genomic segment from Agrobacterium vitis encodes:
- a CDS encoding phage tail protein translates to MTAVIVPSNSTVLEEALAVATDPYDATLDDIEAVRGFRYQRPLNATVAPYLVQEYGLGPIADFFATVEDLIDAGRAWQRIRGTPKAVLDALRWIAYYGARLEDQVKGRRRWHLYQIAMGELPGDDEVQRLYNAWYLADLSDPARSEFYRGYFGYDVRGLAWSRQRWGEALWGDSSGTRIDGNPVKWSHGRSHSVAIEDTFYEWELFGWNDLLSAFGDGGWPGIAWSQATIPWSAAGSSTTMKAWLLLQQTAFIAFYTAGGDVIGYARVIMAAENQTDADDDLVTVAYKVRTRFGNGAGKTVAKISIIYGLELADGVKPYKPWLEPSDVIAGSGVEVGKTNFALTFFRTVRELMTVTLTINPIQIVPVHYANPALSLG, encoded by the coding sequence ATGACGGCGGTGATTGTTCCCAGCAATTCGACGGTGCTGGAAGAGGCGCTGGCGGTTGCCACCGATCCTTACGACGCCACGCTTGACGATATCGAGGCAGTGCGCGGGTTTCGCTACCAGCGACCGCTGAATGCCACTGTGGCGCCCTATCTGGTGCAGGAATATGGGCTTGGGCCAATCGCTGACTTCTTTGCGACGGTCGAAGATCTGATTGATGCCGGCCGGGCGTGGCAGAGAATTCGCGGCACGCCGAAAGCCGTTCTCGATGCGCTGCGCTGGATTGCCTATTATGGCGCGCGGCTTGAAGACCAGGTGAAGGGTCGCCGCCGCTGGCATCTTTATCAGATCGCCATGGGTGAATTGCCCGGCGATGACGAGGTGCAGCGGCTGTATAATGCCTGGTATCTTGCCGATCTGTCGGACCCGGCGCGGTCGGAATTCTACCGCGGCTATTTTGGTTATGATGTTCGGGGCCTTGCCTGGAGCCGCCAACGCTGGGGCGAGGCGCTGTGGGGAGATTCATCGGGCACGCGGATCGATGGCAACCCGGTCAAATGGAGCCATGGCCGCAGCCATTCTGTTGCCATCGAAGATACGTTCTACGAATGGGAATTGTTCGGCTGGAACGATCTGCTTTCGGCTTTTGGCGATGGGGGATGGCCCGGCATTGCGTGGTCGCAGGCGACAATTCCGTGGTCGGCTGCCGGATCGTCGACGACCATGAAGGCATGGCTGTTGTTACAGCAGACCGCCTTTATCGCATTTTATACCGCTGGTGGGGATGTGATCGGCTATGCCCGGGTGATCATGGCGGCGGAAAACCAGACGGATGCGGACGATGACCTGGTGACCGTCGCCTATAAAGTCCGGACCCGATTCGGAAATGGGGCCGGGAAGACCGTGGCGAAGATCAGCATCATCTACGGGCTGGAACTGGCCGATGGCGTCAAACCTTACAAGCCCTGGCTGGAGCCGTCCGATGTGATTGCCGGGTCTGGCGTCGAGGTTGGGAAAACCAATTTCGCGCTGACATTTTTCAGGACGGTGCGCGAGTTGATGACTGTGACGTTGACCATCAATCCGATCCAGATCGTGCCGGTGCATTACGCAAACCCTGCTCTGAGCCTCGGCTAA
- a CDS encoding baseplate J/gp47 family protein: MVDLTTLPTPQMLQSIDAEAMITTMATAFVAWAQDNYGVDVTGIVSLEGEPIAVQIEFQAYQRAALYASFNDVLKSNLLAFSAGADLDALAADHGVTRLTGETDAQLRSRIVLADQGSSTAGSEEWYAYQARSVSSEVDAVAVYRTGSGPEIEVAILSTAEGGVPSSALLAQVSAKVTSNAVRCVNDIVSVVSGTKTTVDVVVDVWLLPDTPVAVFDGLEAVLRAALDSEGGFGFDINRAWLIAKLMVSGVSKVSITAPAADVVVDSNSAATFGTITLAYKGRSK, from the coding sequence ATGGTCGATCTGACGACACTGCCGACCCCGCAGATGCTGCAAAGCATCGATGCGGAGGCGATGATTACCACCATGGCGACCGCCTTTGTTGCATGGGCGCAAGACAATTACGGTGTGGATGTGACCGGCATTGTCTCGCTGGAAGGTGAGCCGATTGCCGTGCAGATCGAGTTTCAGGCCTATCAGCGGGCGGCGCTCTATGCGTCTTTCAACGATGTGCTGAAATCCAATCTGCTGGCGTTTTCCGCCGGGGCCGATCTTGATGCGCTTGCCGCCGACCATGGAGTGACCCGCTTGACGGGCGAGACAGATGCGCAGTTGCGGTCTCGGATCGTGCTGGCCGATCAGGGTTCTTCCACGGCAGGGTCGGAAGAATGGTACGCCTATCAGGCGCGGTCCGTTTCGTCCGAAGTGGATGCTGTTGCGGTTTACCGGACGGGCAGCGGCCCGGAAATTGAGGTTGCCATTCTGTCGACTGCGGAGGGTGGCGTGCCATCTTCGGCGCTGCTAGCGCAGGTCTCGGCGAAAGTCACCTCCAACGCGGTGCGGTGCGTGAATGATATCGTGTCTGTGGTGTCCGGCACCAAGACCACTGTTGATGTCGTGGTGGATGTCTGGCTGTTGCCGGATACGCCGGTTGCCGTGTTCGATGGTCTGGAAGCCGTGTTGCGGGCTGCGCTCGATAGCGAGGGAGGCTTCGGCTTCGACATAAACCGGGCCTGGCTGATTGCCAAACTGATGGTATCAGGTGTGTCCAAGGTGTCGATCACCGCGCCCGCCGCCGATGTGGTAGTGGACAGCAATTCGGCGGCGACATTTGGCACGATCACCCTTGCCTATAAGGGCCGCTCGAAATGA
- a CDS encoding GPW/gp25 family protein, protein MSTQYGMDPETGKWVSGWDSVVVAIGKLLTTRYFERVLREYVGSPVPTILGQTANVQTILKFRWALVLAIELFEPRFKPTKVTMDALDRKGNSTWTIRGTYRPRAHLGDLTEAGEVSLSFGSDGTSTIIAG, encoded by the coding sequence ATGAGCACGCAATACGGCATGGACCCGGAGACTGGAAAGTGGGTTTCCGGCTGGGATAGCGTGGTGGTTGCCATCGGCAAGCTGCTGACCACCCGATATTTCGAGCGGGTGTTGCGCGAATATGTCGGATCGCCCGTGCCAACCATTCTTGGCCAGACGGCCAACGTGCAGACGATCCTGAAATTCCGCTGGGCCTTGGTGCTGGCGATCGAGCTGTTCGAGCCGCGCTTCAAACCGACCAAAGTCACCATGGACGCGCTGGATCGCAAGGGAAACTCGACCTGGACCATTCGCGGCACCTATCGGCCACGGGCGCATCTTGGCGACCTGACCGAAGCCGGTGAAGTTTCGCTTTCATTCGGTTCTGACGGAACCTCAACCATCATCGCAGGGTAA
- a CDS encoding phage baseplate assembly protein V translates to MSDQVLVNIILELKAEVAGLRRAVQGMQRVGTVHAVDGDTRRLRMKLAGDAGNEFLTPWRPWSEVAGAEKSWRPPSKGQQMILLSPFGDMRQGVAVPLTFSDANGAPSSALDARILSSFGSGLIGFSDNGGVTELHGDRVNLAGTNGERVARLGDRVRVSSGSSAGLWPIVEASEKVFAE, encoded by the coding sequence ATGAGCGACCAGGTGCTTGTCAACATCATCCTTGAGCTGAAGGCCGAGGTTGCGGGCCTGCGCCGTGCGGTGCAGGGCATGCAGCGGGTCGGCACGGTTCACGCTGTTGATGGCGATACTCGCCGTCTGCGGATGAAACTGGCGGGCGATGCTGGAAACGAATTCCTGACGCCATGGCGGCCATGGTCGGAAGTGGCGGGCGCTGAAAAGAGCTGGCGGCCACCATCCAAGGGTCAGCAAATGATACTGCTGTCGCCATTTGGCGATATGCGGCAGGGCGTGGCGGTACCATTGACGTTTTCGGATGCCAATGGCGCGCCGTCTTCGGCGCTCGATGCCCGCATTCTGTCATCGTTCGGTTCCGGCCTGATCGGGTTTTCCGACAATGGCGGGGTGACAGAGCTGCATGGAGACCGGGTCAATCTGGCCGGCACAAACGGCGAGCGGGTGGCACGGCTGGGTGACCGGGTGCGCGTATCCAGCGGTTCGTCTGCCGGTCTGTGGCCTATTGTCGAGGCATCGGAAAAGGTTTTTGCCGAATGA
- a CDS encoding major capsid protein, producing MASMDIFRDDAFSMVELSAAVKEVEYVPQLLGSLGIFEEKGVYVRKIAVEKKGDTLSLIPTSPDGAPPRQSTPTTGNIRDFRSVRLADGFTLYASEVAGFRAFGTESELKVVQTEYAERMADVRTNMDLTHEYHRLGALQGKLLDANGTSIIYDYFDEFDIAEPAAIDLALGVETTDVRGKCHELTRSMARSAKGAFTTATSVHALAGDEFYDTLVNHPKVIRTYENWAAAADLRQNIAFQAFTFGGVTWHNYRGTDDNSTVAIPTDEASIFPVGASNVFKKFVSPAEEFMPFVNTKGQDVYAMNILDKDREAWAKGELYSYPLYMCVQPQVLRRATL from the coding sequence ATGGCATCCATGGACATTTTCAGGGACGATGCCTTCAGCATGGTGGAGCTTTCCGCTGCGGTGAAGGAAGTCGAGTACGTGCCTCAGTTGCTGGGATCGCTCGGCATTTTCGAGGAAAAGGGCGTATATGTGCGCAAGATCGCCGTCGAGAAAAAGGGCGATACTCTCAGCCTGATCCCGACTTCCCCAGATGGCGCCCCGCCGCGTCAGTCCACGCCAACAACGGGCAATATCCGTGATTTCCGGTCTGTCCGCCTGGCTGACGGTTTCACACTTTACGCTTCCGAAGTTGCGGGCTTCCGTGCGTTTGGCACGGAAAGCGAGCTGAAGGTAGTGCAGACCGAATATGCTGAACGCATGGCGGATGTACGGACCAATATGGATCTGACCCACGAATATCATCGCCTCGGCGCATTGCAGGGCAAGCTGCTCGATGCAAATGGCACGTCGATCATTTATGACTATTTCGATGAATTCGACATCGCCGAACCTGCTGCCATCGATCTCGCTCTTGGTGTCGAGACCACCGACGTTCGTGGCAAATGCCATGAACTGACCCGCAGCATGGCGCGTTCCGCCAAAGGAGCGTTCACGACTGCGACCAGCGTTCACGCTCTCGCAGGCGATGAATTCTATGACACTCTGGTGAACCACCCGAAGGTCATCCGGACTTATGAAAACTGGGCTGCTGCTGCCGATCTGCGGCAGAACATTGCGTTCCAGGCCTTCACCTTCGGTGGCGTCACCTGGCACAATTATCGCGGCACTGATGACAATTCGACGGTTGCCATTCCGACCGATGAAGCCAGCATCTTCCCGGTCGGTGCGAGCAATGTCTTCAAAAAGTTCGTCTCGCCTGCTGAAGAATTCATGCCCTTCGTCAACACCAAAGGCCAGGATGTCTACGCCATGAACATCTTGGATAAGGACCGCGAGGCCTGGGCGAAGGGGGAGCTTTATTCCTACCCCCTCTACATGTGTGTTCAGCCGCAGGTCCTGCGCCGCGCCACGCTGTAA
- a CDS encoding head decoration protein, with protein MTVLTEKLGPGSCIIQEGDHFYSRDVVVVAPGVGVTYPANTVLGKITASGKYAIYNPANNDGSQTVAAILIYPVTGEDEATVLRRHCQVKAPILNWFSGATDNQKTAGITALAALGIIAR; from the coding sequence ATGACCGTCCTGACCGAAAAACTCGGCCCCGGTTCCTGCATCATCCAGGAAGGCGACCACTTTTACAGCCGCGACGTTGTTGTCGTCGCGCCTGGCGTCGGCGTGACATATCCGGCCAATACCGTGCTGGGCAAAATCACCGCTTCCGGCAAGTACGCCATTTACAACCCCGCCAACAATGATGGCAGCCAGACGGTTGCCGCCATCCTCATCTACCCGGTGACCGGCGAGGACGAAGCGACGGTCCTGCGCCGTCATTGCCAAGTCAAGGCACCAATCTTGAACTGGTTCAGCGGCGCCACCGACAACCAGAAAACCGCTGGGATCACCGCACTTGCGGCTCTCGGCATCATCGCGCGATAA
- a CDS encoding S49 family peptidase yields the protein MSFRYGHIAQRVFNTPLLYDPRKAEAFLQGMGSRIAGDTIVIANPAGAADHVAFGNGRPLAGKVGNQLERAYQRANLLPFAVIDNVAIIPIEGSLVHKGGWVGSNSGETSYQGLQAQISAARKNPSVKGVVFEVDSFGGEVNGGFETAAAMQALSREKPTLAILTDFAYSAGYLLASQARGIVMPEFGGAGSIGVIIMHADYSQALEQDGIKVTIIRSGKKKADGNPYEPLSADVADRWQAQADQMRDKFAETVAKGRKNRITKAKALASEADVYDAKQALAMGLVDAIGDPIEAFDAFVKEVNRS from the coding sequence ATGAGTTTTCGCTATGGCCATATCGCGCAGCGGGTGTTCAACACACCGTTGCTCTACGATCCGCGCAAGGCCGAAGCTTTCTTGCAAGGCATGGGCAGCCGGATCGCTGGTGATACCATCGTCATCGCCAACCCGGCGGGCGCTGCGGATCATGTTGCTTTCGGCAATGGCCGTCCACTGGCGGGTAAGGTCGGAAACCAACTGGAGCGCGCCTATCAGCGCGCCAACTTGCTGCCGTTCGCCGTGATCGATAATGTAGCAATCATCCCGATTGAGGGCAGTCTCGTGCATAAGGGCGGATGGGTTGGCTCTAATTCTGGCGAGACCTCTTACCAGGGCTTGCAGGCGCAGATTTCGGCGGCGCGTAAAAATCCGAGTGTCAAAGGTGTGGTGTTCGAGGTCGATAGTTTCGGCGGCGAGGTGAATGGCGGTTTTGAAACAGCCGCCGCCATGCAGGCGCTTTCGCGGGAAAAGCCGACCCTGGCGATCCTGACCGATTTTGCCTATTCGGCGGGGTATCTGCTGGCATCGCAGGCGCGGGGCATCGTCATGCCGGAATTCGGCGGGGCCGGGTCCATTGGCGTGATCATCATGCATGCCGATTATTCGCAGGCCCTTGAACAGGATGGCATCAAGGTCACCATCATCCGCTCCGGCAAGAAAAAGGCGGATGGGAACCCTTACGAACCATTGTCCGCCGATGTTGCCGACCGCTGGCAGGCGCAGGCTGACCAGATGCGCGACAAATTCGCCGAAACCGTCGCCAAGGGCCGCAAGAACCGGATCACCAAGGCGAAGGCGCTGGCGTCTGAAGCCGATGTTTATGACGCAAAGCAGGCCCTTGCCATGGGTTTGGTGGATGCCATCGGCGATCCCATCGAGGCGTTCGACGCCTTCGTGAAGGAAGTTAACCGGAGTTGA
- a CDS encoding phage portal protein, whose product MTEKPRVRVKAGSVSAPAVRPTGAPRNGRASSAYMRDSQSGIIASRPASLREHRDEVRRIWWRAAGLAMDMLQNSGRLRGAADQILADTIGVELQLNPKPDLTRFGYDTLEAIEWTRLVKAEWKTWSWNPRECDFRAKLTIAQMTDVGVRNWLAFGESTGVVSYLPRAQRLPGCRTGTKMLMLSPQKLVQDTSEMSGLYQGIYHDAYGRPQVYRFKECRDGLTYTVDYAAADADGRQLVMHAFDPFSAEDVRGISPLVPTFRKYLMAENTDDATAQIMFMQTIYSAVLKSDKPSAEVFEALESLKDSPLDGAKDMAQDVVDYFRAQMDRAAESEIRMGSGAGVSHLAPGEDFEFKNITAPGPYNKDFMSSLHRETARGLGVSYGGYTLDYTDATYASTMMENSALWPIAQRRTQRIAAPHVLVPYGSWLDEAIEEGRIPFKGGLEVYRANRDAAQWALCNGPAKPTADDLKRAKAASERIANGTGDLTEEISELGGDAEERFENRFWWHTRYKDAGMPSPFERGLPSDPAGSNESGASQEQTAGA is encoded by the coding sequence ATGACGGAAAAGCCACGGGTGAGGGTGAAGGCGGGCAGCGTGAGCGCGCCCGCAGTGCGCCCAACTGGTGCGCCCCGCAACGGGCGCGCTTCGTCCGCCTATATGCGCGATAGCCAGTCCGGTATCATTGCCTCTCGTCCGGCGTCTTTGCGGGAGCATCGTGACGAGGTTCGGCGCATCTGGTGGCGGGCGGCGGGCCTTGCCATGGACATGTTGCAGAATTCCGGCCGGTTGCGCGGGGCCGCTGACCAGATCCTGGCCGATACCATCGGTGTCGAGCTGCAATTGAACCCGAAGCCGGATCTAACACGGTTTGGCTATGACACGCTTGAAGCTATCGAGTGGACGCGGCTGGTCAAGGCCGAATGGAAGACATGGAGCTGGAACCCGCGTGAATGCGATTTCCGCGCCAAACTGACCATTGCCCAGATGACCGATGTCGGCGTGCGCAACTGGTTGGCCTTTGGCGAAAGCACTGGTGTGGTTTCATACCTGCCGCGTGCGCAGCGTCTTCCAGGCTGCCGTACCGGCACGAAAATGCTTATGCTGTCGCCGCAAAAGCTGGTGCAGGATACCAGCGAAATGAGTGGTCTCTATCAAGGCATCTACCACGATGCCTATGGTCGCCCGCAGGTTTATCGCTTCAAGGAATGCCGGGACGGTCTGACCTATACGGTGGACTATGCGGCGGCGGATGCGGATGGACGACAGCTTGTGATGCATGCCTTCGATCCGTTTTCGGCGGAAGATGTGCGTGGGATTTCCCCTCTGGTCCCGACCTTCCGGAAATATCTGATGGCCGAGAACACGGATGATGCCACGGCGCAGATCATGTTCATGCAGACCATCTATTCGGCGGTTCTGAAAAGCGACAAGCCCAGCGCTGAGGTGTTTGAAGCGCTTGAAAGCCTCAAAGACAGTCCTTTGGACGGGGCTAAGGACATGGCGCAGGACGTTGTCGATTACTTTCGAGCACAGATGGATCGTGCTGCCGAATCGGAAATCCGGATGGGCTCTGGGGCCGGTGTTTCGCATCTCGCTCCCGGCGAGGATTTTGAATTCAAGAACATCACGGCTCCAGGCCCCTACAATAAAGACTTTATGTCTTCATTGCATCGGGAGACAGCACGTGGGCTCGGGGTCAGCTATGGCGGTTACACGCTTGATTACACGGATGCCACCTATGCCTCGACGATGATGGAGAATTCGGCGCTTTGGCCGATTGCCCAGCGTCGGACCCAGAGGATTGCCGCACCGCATGTGCTTGTGCCGTACGGTAGTTGGCTGGATGAGGCGATCGAGGAGGGCCGTATTCCCTTCAAGGGCGGTCTTGAAGTTTACCGTGCGAACCGCGATGCGGCGCAGTGGGCGCTGTGCAACGGCCCGGCCAAGCCAACAGCCGACGATTTGAAGCGGGCCAAAGCCGCCAGCGAACGGATTGCCAACGGAACGGGCGATCTGACCGAGGAAATCAGCGAATTGGGCGGCGATGCCGAAGAGCGGTTTGAAAACCGCTTCTGGTGGCACACTCGCTACAAGGATGCTGGCATGCCGTCGCCATTCGAGCGTGGCTTGCCGAGCGATCCAGCAGGCAGCAATGAATCTGGCGCGAGCCAGGAACAGACGGCGGGTGCGTGA
- a CDS encoding terminase gpA endonuclease subunit: MTVHPGALRGVASTLATAIRPTPPVPFDRWLTQNVVLVDGPKKGELWSAADAPYLVEMAQCLSQEHPCNLVSCRKSQQTGVSILALAWMLYIAETCPDNALYGVPGIDALQDINSGKLQPLIDAWQKRTGKETIYPSTSRSGVGSTTYEKKFAGGAIYLANANTVMDLSAKTARFGVKDEVSKWNMLPNGADPENLFFGRFTAFRRQKTYKIFELSTPELDSGDALGEGPGHCRIDRSFRRSDQRFWHIKCPECGVEQVQDDQNFLINRGQPHKSVMRCVKCGHHISEMERVSAVREGRYIPSLSGPDRHPGFHVDAFMSLMMSYEAIAEDKISYEAKGEAGAKDYHNLILAKPYQMKGNAPDHKRLMERREDYKPGVIPSGGLLFVAGADVQGYGIYCEGVAFGEDRQSWNVFAEFFEGATDNPQAGAWLLFEEFVSQEFPDAFGVLRKIDALAVDAGWRTNQVMEWCRRHPNAYATKGQPGRGLPAIGLPSRKTVTKRGKRKRFGSAMSWPVGTWSLKAEFYGNLHKIGLAAGEAQDPSGYCHFHKELGEEYFQQITGEYFHQALVKGKLHEEWKKRREHNHFLDCRIYAMAMAEHLGLSKMSASDWARLRTMLEPEIVPDLLSSVSHKVLHEDRPAEPQKIPVTAPASSVPAQARADKPTENRWKKRK; this comes from the coding sequence GTGACAGTTCATCCTGGTGCGCTGCGTGGTGTTGCGTCCACGTTGGCGACAGCTATCAGGCCAACGCCGCCCGTGCCCTTTGATCGTTGGCTGACCCAGAATGTCGTTTTGGTGGACGGGCCGAAAAAGGGTGAGCTTTGGTCAGCGGCGGATGCGCCATACCTGGTCGAGATGGCGCAATGTCTGAGCCAGGAGCATCCTTGCAATCTGGTTTCGTGTCGTAAATCGCAACAGACCGGGGTCTCGATCCTGGCGCTGGCTTGGATGTTGTACATTGCCGAGACCTGCCCGGATAACGCGCTGTACGGCGTGCCGGGCATCGATGCTCTGCAAGACATCAACTCCGGCAAGCTTCAGCCGCTGATCGACGCCTGGCAGAAGCGGACGGGCAAAGAGACGATCTATCCCTCGACCAGCCGTTCCGGGGTTGGATCAACCACGTATGAGAAGAAATTCGCCGGCGGTGCGATCTATCTGGCCAATGCCAACACGGTCATGGATCTGTCGGCGAAGACGGCGCGGTTCGGCGTCAAGGACGAGGTGTCCAAATGGAACATGCTGCCGAATGGCGCTGATCCGGAAAACCTGTTCTTTGGTCGCTTCACGGCGTTTCGCAGGCAGAAGACCTATAAGATTTTTGAGCTGTCCACGCCGGAACTGGACAGTGGCGATGCGCTGGGCGAGGGGCCTGGCCATTGCCGTATCGACCGTTCGTTCCGGCGTTCGGACCAGCGATTCTGGCATATCAAATGCCCGGAATGCGGTGTTGAGCAGGTCCAGGACGATCAGAACTTTCTGATCAACCGGGGCCAGCCGCATAAATCTGTGATGCGTTGCGTGAAATGCGGGCATCATATTTCGGAAATGGAGCGGGTATCTGCGGTGCGGGAAGGGCGGTATATTCCGTCTCTCTCCGGGCCGGATCGTCATCCTGGCTTTCATGTCGACGCCTTCATGTCGTTGATGATGTCCTACGAGGCGATTGCCGAGGACAAGATCAGCTACGAGGCAAAGGGTGAGGCCGGCGCGAAGGACTACCATAATCTGATCCTGGCCAAGCCATATCAGATGAAGGGCAACGCACCGGACCACAAGCGGCTGATGGAGCGGCGGGAAGACTACAAGCCCGGCGTCATCCCATCTGGCGGACTGCTGTTTGTGGCCGGTGCAGACGTCCAGGGCTACGGCATCTACTGCGAAGGCGTTGCCTTCGGAGAGGATCGGCAGAGCTGGAACGTCTTCGCCGAATTCTTTGAAGGCGCGACGGACAACCCGCAAGCGGGCGCCTGGCTGCTGTTTGAGGAATTCGTTTCGCAGGAATTTCCGGATGCGTTCGGGGTGCTTCGGAAGATCGATGCACTGGCCGTTGATGCTGGCTGGCGTACCAACCAGGTCATGGAATGGTGCCGCCGCCATCCGAATGCCTATGCCACGAAGGGCCAGCCAGGCCGGGGCCTACCGGCCATCGGCCTGCCGTCGCGCAAGACCGTTACCAAACGGGGCAAGCGCAAGCGGTTCGGTTCGGCGATGTCCTGGCCGGTCGGCACATGGTCATTGAAGGCAGAGTTTTACGGCAATTTGCACAAGATTGGTCTTGCGGCTGGAGAGGCGCAGGACCCATCCGGCTATTGCCATTTCCATAAGGAGCTTGGCGAGGAATATTTCCAGCAGATCACCGGGGAATATTTTCATCAGGCTTTGGTGAAGGGCAAGCTGCACGAAGAGTGGAAGAAGCGGCGGGAACATAACCACTTTCTCGATTGCAGAATCTACGCGATGGCCATGGCGGAACACCTTGGCCTTTCGAAGATGAGCGCAAGCGATTGGGCAAGACTGAGAACAATGCTGGAGCCGGAGATTGTGCCGGACCTGCTGTCTTCTGTCAGCCACAAGGTCTTGCATGAGGATCGGCCAGCGGAGCCGCAGAAAATACCGGTTACCGCGCCCGCGTCGTCGGTACCGGCGCAGGCCAGAGCAGACAAACCGACTGAAAACAGGTGGAAAAAGCGCAAATGA
- a CDS encoding phage tail protein, which yields MADLTIRWGDVSGMNRLENAMKKLDGPQKRIVLQRAVNHTGDKALTQVSRTLAKQTGLPYGVIKKALKVRKATGTGISRETGEIVSFTDASFNYTITSRGGDIALKYFKARETKAGVTAAPFGKRTLFAGTFMKGGRFPGRVNAPSLHGHVFRRAGKGRNPIELQNSGVVIPSEMVSGASAKVFTETVETNLPTRVMHEIGYLIPGFFE from the coding sequence ATGGCTGATCTGACCATCCGTTGGGGCGATGTCTCCGGTATGAACCGGTTGGAAAACGCCATGAAAAAGTTGGATGGCCCGCAAAAGCGGATCGTCTTGCAGCGTGCGGTCAATCATACCGGTGACAAAGCCCTGACACAGGTCAGTCGCACACTGGCAAAGCAGACCGGACTGCCATACGGCGTCATCAAGAAGGCGTTGAAGGTTCGAAAGGCGACGGGAACGGGTATCAGCCGGGAAACTGGCGAGATCGTCTCGTTTACCGATGCCTCGTTCAACTACACGATCACATCTCGGGGCGGCGATATCGCCCTGAAATACTTCAAGGCTCGGGAAACCAAGGCTGGCGTGACCGCTGCCCCGTTCGGTAAGCGCACGCTGTTCGCCGGCACATTCATGAAGGGCGGGCGTTTCCCTGGTCGGGTGAATGCGCCTTCCCTTCACGGTCACGTCTTCCGCCGGGCGGGAAAAGGTCGCAACCCTATCGAGCTTCAAAACTCTGGTGTGGTCATTCCGTCCGAGATGGTCTCAGGTGCAAGCGCCAAGGTCTTCACCGAGACCGTCGAGACTAACCTGCCGACGCGCGTCATGCATGAGATCGGGTATCTGATCCCTGGTTTCTTTGAATAA